One genomic region from Desulfallas thermosapovorans DSM 6562 encodes:
- a CDS encoding (Fe-S)-binding protein has translation MPEYKGMVQPQRATDAEMRKIHIEPVPDELKPEKALEYLDQIRKKFRSFVLAMESCTKCGQCAENCHTYLGTRDPNNIPTNRAELIRKIYKRYFTLEGRWFGKLVGAEDISLDVIEEWYSYFYQCSQCRRCAHVCPFGIDTCEVTFIGRQILHWLGITPKLHATTGAAMEKVGNHTALPKPGIVDTLEFMSEEIMDEFGVEVEFPVDKPESDIMYIPSSADFLLNPYTLMGAGMYFTYIGANWTIPSTVTEAGNFGFLFDQYWTQRGNVMRLLNAAQELGVKKIVWGECGHGWRAAKMYIPSLADRPVRWPITHIHDEVADMIRKNELKLDPGKITRPVTLHDPCNYVRACGLNENMRTIMRACVSDFREMYPNGADNFCCGGGSAILFDDPEMYQRRILLSKKKAEQVRATGVGKDGNGILCAPCSICKAQLYPMVEEHELGVEVKGLIDLVGMSLVWK, from the coding sequence GCCGGAAAAGGCATTGGAATACTTGGATCAAATTCGCAAAAAATTCCGTTCCTTTGTGCTGGCTATGGAATCCTGCACCAAGTGCGGCCAGTGCGCGGAAAACTGCCACACCTATCTTGGTACCAGGGATCCCAACAATATTCCCACCAACCGGGCTGAGCTTATCCGCAAGATTTACAAGCGGTATTTTACCCTGGAGGGACGCTGGTTCGGTAAACTGGTGGGGGCTGAAGATATCAGCCTGGATGTCATTGAAGAGTGGTATTCTTACTTTTACCAGTGCAGTCAATGCCGCCGTTGCGCCCATGTCTGTCCCTTCGGTATTGACACCTGTGAAGTGACCTTCATAGGCCGCCAGATTCTGCACTGGCTGGGTATCACACCCAAGCTGCACGCCACAACTGGTGCGGCCATGGAGAAGGTGGGTAACCATACTGCCTTGCCCAAACCCGGTATTGTGGATACCCTGGAGTTTATGTCCGAAGAAATCATGGACGAATTTGGCGTGGAAGTGGAGTTTCCCGTTGACAAGCCCGAATCCGACATTATGTATATACCTTCGTCGGCGGACTTTTTGCTTAACCCCTACACCCTGATGGGCGCGGGCATGTACTTTACCTATATTGGTGCCAACTGGACCATTCCCAGTACAGTCACCGAGGCCGGTAACTTTGGTTTCCTGTTTGACCAGTACTGGACCCAGCGGGGTAATGTAATGCGCCTGTTAAACGCCGCACAAGAACTGGGCGTTAAGAAAATTGTCTGGGGTGAGTGCGGGCACGGCTGGCGGGCTGCTAAAATGTACATCCCGTCCCTGGCGGATAGGCCGGTGCGCTGGCCCATCACCCATATCCACGATGAAGTTGCAGACATGATTCGCAAAAACGAGTTGAAGCTCGATCCAGGTAAAATCACCCGGCCCGTTACCCTGCACGACCCCTGTAACTATGTGCGGGCCTGCGGGTTGAACGAAAATATGCGCACCATTATGCGGGCCTGCGTTTCCGATTTCCGGGAAATGTACCCCAACGGCGCGGATAACTTCTGCTGCGGCGGCGGGTCAGCCATTTTGTTCGACGACCCGGAAATGTACCAGCGCCGCATTCTGCTGAGCAAGAAAAAGGCCGAGCAAGTGCGGGCCACCGGAGTCGGTAAAGACGGCAACGGCATCCTTTGCGCTCCTTGCTCCATTTGCAAGGCCCAGCTGTATCCCATGGTGGAAGAGCACGAGCTGGGCGTGGAAGTCAAAGGATTAATTGACCTCGTAGGCATGTCGCTGGTTTGGAAGTGA